The following proteins are co-located in the Argopecten irradians isolate NY chromosome 9, Ai_NY, whole genome shotgun sequence genome:
- the LOC138331660 gene encoding MIF-like protein mif-2: protein MPTVMCYTNLSSDQVPEDFESWTTDLVAGVLDNPAKFVSVIVVPNARMLRLEDPSPMMLVQIHAIGAFDKERNPGYTQKLNKSIREKLNLPAKRVILHYFHVEQHMVGYVD, encoded by the exons ATGCCAACCGTCATGTGTTACACCAACCTGTCCAGTGACCAGGTACCAGAGGACTTTGAGAGCTGGACAACTGACCTGGTGGCCGGAGTACTGGATAACCCCGCTAAG TTTGTGAGTGTGATTGTGGTGCCGAATGCCCGTATGTTGCGTCTGGAGGACCCGTCCCCGATGATGCTGGTGCAGATTCACGCTATAGGAGCATTCGATAAGGAAAGAAACCCAGGCTACACACAGAAACTCAACAAAAGCATCAGAGAAAAGCTCAATCTTCCCGCTAAAAG AGTGATTCTGCATTATTTCCACGTCGAACAACACATGGTCGGTTACGTAGACTGA